One Setaria viridis chromosome 7, Setaria_viridis_v4.0, whole genome shotgun sequence genomic region harbors:
- the LOC117865317 gene encoding putative cis-zeatin O-glucosyltransferase, with protein sequence MESVAVVAVPFPAQGHLNQLLHLSLHLATRGLPVHFAAPAEHVRQAKARVHGWGDDALRRVDFHELAISEYASPPPDPAAVSPYPSHLMPLLEAFIADAPAALAALLRGVSASHRRVVVVYDSANAFAAEEAARLHNGEGFAFHCTAASAFIGRMDGGAQLLRDVHGLDDLPVHAFVTEEFLEFIGKRARVAQTIPSSAGILMNTSRALEGEFIDFVAERLTAGGKKVFSIGPLNPMLEASALEQGTARHECLCWLDRQPVASVLYVSFGSMSSLRGEQIEELAAALHGSKQRFIWVLRDADRGNLFTDSGENRHTKFQTKFTKEIEGTGLVIIEWAPQLEILAHPSTAAFMSHCGWNSIMESMSHGKPILAWPMHSDQPWVAELVCKYLKAGFLLRPCDKHAEVIPATTIQQVIEKMMVSEEGLAMRQRAMALGEAVRTSVAVGGSSQNDIEDFIAHITR encoded by the coding sequence ATGGAGTCGGTCGCCGTCGTGGCTGTCCCGTTCCCGGCGCAGGGCCACCTGAACCAGCTGCTCCACCTTTCGCTGCACCTCGCCACGCGCGGGCTGCCCGTGCACTTCGCGGCGCCCGCGGAGCACGTCCGCCAGGCCAAAGCGCGCGTGCACGGCTGGGGCGACGACGCACTCCGCCGCGTCGATTTCCACGAGCTCGCCATCTCCGAgtacgcctcgccgccgcccgaccccgccgctgTCTCGCCGTACCCCTCCCACCTCATGCCCCTGCTGGAGGCGTTCATCGCCGACGCGCCCGCCGCGCTCGCGGCGCTCCTCCGCGGGGTCTCCGCCTcccaccgccgcgtcgtcgtcgtgtaCGACAGCGCCAACGCCTtcgccgcggaggaggccgcgCGGCTGCACAACGGCGAAGGGTTCGCGTTCCACTGCACCGCGGCGTCGGCGTTCATCGGGCGGATGGACGGCGGGGCCCAGCTGCTGCGAGATGTGCACGGCCTCGATGACCTGCCAGTCCACGCCTTCGTGACGGAGGAGTTCCTCGAGTTCATCGGCAAACGGGCGAGGGTCGCGCAGACAATTCCATCCAGCGCCGGCATCCTCATGAACACGTCCCGCGCGCTCGAGGGTGAGTTCATCGACTTTGTCGCCGAGCGGCTGACCGCCGGTGGCAAGAAGGTCTTCTCTATCGGCCCGTTAAATCCGATGCTTGAAGCGAGTGCGCTCGAGCAGGGCACAGCACGCCACGAGTGCCTCTGCTGGCTCGACAGGCAGCCGGTCGCATCAGTGCTCTATGTGTCGTTCGGCTCGATGTCCTCGCTGCGCGGCGAGCAAATAGAAGAGCTTGCCGCGGCGCTACACGGAAGCAAGCAGCGATTCATCTGGGTCTTACGCGACGCCGACCGCGGCAACTTATTCACGGACTCCGGCGAGAACCGGCACACCAAGTTCCAGACCAAGTTCACCAAAGAAATTGAGGGAACAGGGCTGGTGATCATCGAGTGGGCGCCGCAACTGGAGATCCTGGCGCACCCTTCCACCGCGGCGTTTATGAGCCACTGTGGCTGGAACTCGATTATGGAGAGCATGAGCCACGGGAAGCCTATACTGGCGTGGCCCATGCACTCAGATCAGCCATGGGTCGCGGAGCTGGTGTGCAAGTACCTCAAGGCCGGCTTCCTACTGAGGCCATGTGACAAGCATGCCGAGGTGATTCCGGCGACAACCATACAGCAGGTGATCGAGAAGATGATGGTCTCTGAGGAAGGACTCGCTATGCGGCAGCGTGCAATGGCGCTCGGCGAGGCCGTCCGCACGTCTGTGGCTGTGGGCGGTTCATCCCAAAACGACATCGAGGACTTCATTGCTCACATCACAAGGTGA
- the LOC140223395 gene encoding putative cis-zeatin O-glucosyltransferase: protein MVAKGSGMESVAVVAVPFPAQGHLNQLLHLSLRLAARGLPVHYAAPAAQARQARARVHGWDEAALGSVEFHELGIPEYVCSPPDPTAPSPFPTHLMPLFEAYTAGARAPLAALLARLSASHRRVVVVHDRINGYAAEEAARLPNGEAFGLHCLAASTLAGKMEAGLPVLRERGLVFLATDACASKEFVEYVVKRARPSKEISPGAGILMNTCRALEGEFIDVVADHLAADGKKCFAIGPLNPLLHTDAQEQSKPRHEWLDWLNKQPPASVLYVSFGTTSTLRTEQIAELAAALRDSNQRFIWVLRDADRGHEFTGHDESQSRHAELLPEFTKQTEGRGRVITGWAPQLEILAHCATAAFMSHCGWNSTVESLSHGKPILAWPMHGDQPWDAELVCKYLKAGILVRPWEKHGEVIPAEAIREVIVTAMVSEGGMAVQQRAKVLGEAVRASLADGGSSRKDLEDFIAHITE, encoded by the coding sequence ATGGTGGCGAAAGGGAGCGGGATGGAGTCGGTCGCCGTGGTGGCCGTGCCGTTCCCGGCGCAGGGCCACCTGAACCAGCTCCTGCACCTGTCGCTGCGGCTCGCGGCGCGGGGCCTGCCCGTGCACTacgcggcgcccgcggcgcaGGCCCGCCAGGCCCGCGCGCGCGTGCACGGCTGGGACGAGGCCGCCCTCGGCTCCGTCGAGTTCCACGAGCTCGGAATCCCCGAGTACGTCTGCTCACCGCCGGACCCCACCGCGCCCTCGCCGTTCCCCACGCACCTCATGCCCCTGTTCGAGGCCTacaccgccggcgcgcgcgccccgctcgcggcgctcctCGCCAGGCTCTCCGCCTcccaccgccgcgtcgtcgtcgtgcacGACCGGATCAACGGGTacgccgccgaggaggccgcgcgGCTGCCCAACGGCGAGGCGTTCGGGCTGCACTGCCTGGCCGCGTCGACGCTCGCCGGCAAGATGGAGGCCGGGCTCCCGGTCCTGCGTGAGCGTGGCCTGGTTTTCCTCGCCACCGACGCGTGCGCATCGAAGGAGTTCGTGGAGTACGTCGTCAAGCGCGCGAGGCCGTCGAAAGAGATCTCGCCTGGCGCGGGCATCCTCATGAATACATGTCGCGCGCTCGAGGGCGAGTTCATCGACGTCGTTGCTGACCACCTGGCCGCCGACGGCAAGAAGTGTTTTGCCATCGGGCCCTTAAATCCATTGCTCCACACGGACGCGCAAGAGCAGAGCAAGCCGCGGCACGAGTGGCTGGATTGGCTGAACAAACAGCCGCCAGCGTCGGTACTCTACGTGTCGTTCGGCACAACGTCGACGCTGCGGACGGAACAAATCGCTGAGCTTGCAGCAGCGCTGCGCGACAGCAACCAGCGGTTCATCTGGGTGCTGCGCGACGCAGACCGCGGCCATGAATTCACGGGCCACGACGAGAGCCAGAGCAGACACGCCGAGCTGCTCCCCGAGTTCACGAAGCAGACCGAAGGGAGGGGCCGGGTGATCACAGGGTGGGCGCCGCAGCTGGAGATCCTGGCGCACTGTGCCACTGCGGCGTTTATGAGCCACTGCGGCTGGAACTCGACGGTAGAGAGCCTGAGCCACGGGAAGCCTATCCTGGCGTGGCCCATGCACGGGGACCAGCCGTGGGACGCGGAGCTGGTGTGCAAGTACCTCAAAGCGGGTATCCTCGTGCGCCCTTGGGAGAAGCACGGTGAGGTGATTCCGGCGGAGGCCATTAGAGAAGTCATCGTGACTGCCATGGTTTCTGAAGGAGGAATGGCAGTGCAGCAGCGAGCAAAGGTGCTCGGAGAGGCCGTCCGTGCTTCCCTTGCCGACGGCGGTTCATCGCGGAAAGACTTGGAAGATTTCATTGCCCATATCACGGAGTAA